A region from the Oryzias latipes chromosome 20, ASM223467v1 genome encodes:
- the fam162a gene encoding protein FAM162A isoform X1 has translation MNFLRNHLSFGNLLDQRHRGMCNKPQEVKPESSAPVSAQNAEPRPSHKVPGYRPSDWDKKIFLWSGRFKSVDQIPETVSFEMIDSARNKLRVKAAYLMIAATLAACGVMVFLGKRASGRNETLTAYNMEKKAKWREELRKENSVALSEKAQ, from the exons ATCAGAGACATAGAGGGATGTGCAATAAACCACAGGAGGTCAAACCAGAGTCTTCAGCTCCGGTCTCCGCACAAAATG CAGAGCCTCGTCCTTCACACAAAGTTCCAGGCTACAGACCATCTGATTGGGACAAGAAGATCTTTTTGTGGTCAGGGCGCTTCAAGTCCGTCGACCAGATCCCAGAGACTGTGTC GTTTGAAATGATTGATTCAGCCAGGAACAAACTCAGAGTGAAAGCTGCTTATTTGATGATTGCGGCCACACTAGCAGCCTGTGGCGTGATGGTGTTCCTGGGCAAACGG gcTTCAGGCAGAAATGAGACTTTGACAGCTTATAACATGGAGAAGAAAGCCAAGTGGAGAGAAGAACTCCGGAAAGAGAATTCTGTTGCTCTGTCAGAAAAAGCTCAGTGA
- the fam162a gene encoding protein FAM162A isoform X2, translating into MNFLRNHLSFGNLLDQRHRGMCNKPQEVKPESSAPVSAQNEPRPSHKVPGYRPSDWDKKIFLWSGRFKSVDQIPETVSFEMIDSARNKLRVKAAYLMIAATLAACGVMVFLGKRASGRNETLTAYNMEKKAKWREELRKENSVALSEKAQ; encoded by the exons ATCAGAGACATAGAGGGATGTGCAATAAACCACAGGAGGTCAAACCAGAGTCTTCAGCTCCGGTCTCCGCACAAAATG AGCCTCGTCCTTCACACAAAGTTCCAGGCTACAGACCATCTGATTGGGACAAGAAGATCTTTTTGTGGTCAGGGCGCTTCAAGTCCGTCGACCAGATCCCAGAGACTGTGTC GTTTGAAATGATTGATTCAGCCAGGAACAAACTCAGAGTGAAAGCTGCTTATTTGATGATTGCGGCCACACTAGCAGCCTGTGGCGTGATGGTGTTCCTGGGCAAACGG gcTTCAGGCAGAAATGAGACTTTGACAGCTTATAACATGGAGAAGAAAGCCAAGTGGAGAGAAGAACTCCGGAAAGAGAATTCTGTTGCTCTGTCAGAAAAAGCTCAGTGA